One stretch of Amycolatopsis tolypomycina DNA includes these proteins:
- a CDS encoding type I polyketide synthase: MTRPVSEGQLGAKVPDSLYRIDWQPAAGVRLVKSLEGWAVLGSDDLGLGVPAHTEPVAADVLVLPVVSAEGDVPTRVHETVQATLKQLQAWLDGPSDGKLLVVTRGAVAGDPDLAQAPVWGLVRAAQAENPGRVQVVDVDDLPQSLRALPAVVASGEPEAIVRVGEVRVPRLAKVTTVGDPLDWAVDGTVLVTGGAGLLGGHLARHLVARGARKLVLTSRRGLAAPGARELVEELGAGVTVAACDVTDRADLARLIESLPDLTAVVHAAGQMDSAVLTALTPEQVANVLRPKVDAAWHLHELTASRDLKAFVLYSSAGGLLLAAGQANYAAGNVFLDALAGHRAALGLPATSLAWGPWEGSGDAVDLTHVARYGVAELAVTDGLDLFDAALAAGEPTLVPVQLADLREADRIAPLLRGLVTATPRRAAAAAGPVTAAPEAGFADKLTGMSADERETAVLQLVCDNAAAVLGYDDASAVGVEKGFTDLGIDSLAALELRNRLGAACGLRLPATLIFDYPSPLPLTRFLLGELLPELGEPAEGALSRESAVVGGGATGSDEVAAIAGMDLADLVRSAMAGTETEESQ, encoded by the coding sequence GTGACGCGGCCGGTGTCGGAGGGCCAGCTGGGCGCCAAGGTGCCCGACTCGCTCTACCGCATCGACTGGCAGCCCGCGGCGGGTGTCCGGCTGGTCAAGTCCCTCGAGGGCTGGGCCGTGCTGGGCAGTGACGACCTCGGCCTCGGCGTCCCGGCGCACACCGAGCCGGTGGCGGCCGACGTGCTGGTCCTGCCGGTCGTCTCCGCCGAGGGCGACGTGCCCACCCGGGTCCACGAAACCGTCCAGGCGACGCTGAAGCAGCTGCAGGCCTGGCTCGACGGCCCGTCCGACGGCAAGCTCCTGGTCGTCACGCGGGGCGCCGTGGCGGGCGACCCGGACCTCGCCCAGGCGCCGGTCTGGGGCCTGGTGCGGGCCGCGCAGGCGGAGAACCCCGGCCGGGTCCAGGTGGTCGACGTCGACGACCTGCCCCAGTCGCTGCGGGCGCTGCCCGCGGTGGTCGCCTCCGGCGAGCCGGAAGCGATCGTCCGGGTCGGCGAAGTGCGCGTGCCACGGCTGGCCAAGGTCACCACGGTCGGCGACCCGCTCGACTGGGCCGTCGACGGCACGGTGCTCGTCACCGGTGGCGCCGGCCTCCTCGGCGGGCACCTCGCGCGGCACCTCGTCGCTCGCGGGGCCCGGAAGCTGGTGCTCACCAGCCGCCGCGGCCTGGCCGCGCCGGGAGCGCGTGAACTGGTCGAGGAGCTGGGCGCCGGGGTGACCGTCGCGGCCTGCGACGTCACCGACCGGGCCGACCTGGCCCGGCTGATCGAGTCGCTGCCCGACCTCACCGCGGTCGTGCACGCCGCCGGGCAGATGGACAGCGCGGTGCTGACCGCGCTGACGCCGGAGCAGGTCGCGAACGTCCTGCGGCCCAAGGTCGACGCGGCCTGGCACCTGCACGAGCTGACCGCGTCGCGGGACCTCAAGGCGTTCGTCCTCTACTCCTCGGCGGGCGGCCTGCTGCTCGCCGCCGGACAGGCGAACTACGCGGCGGGCAACGTCTTCCTCGACGCCCTCGCCGGGCACCGCGCGGCACTGGGCCTTCCGGCGACGTCGCTGGCCTGGGGTCCGTGGGAGGGCAGCGGCGACGCCGTCGACCTGACGCACGTCGCCCGGTACGGGGTCGCGGAGCTGGCCGTCACCGACGGCCTGGACCTCTTCGACGCCGCCCTCGCGGCCGGTGAGCCCACGCTCGTGCCGGTGCAGCTGGCCGACCTGCGGGAAGCCGACCGGATCGCGCCGCTCCTGCGGGGCCTGGTCACGGCCACCCCGCGGCGGGCCGCCGCGGCGGCGGGGCCGGTGACCGCGGCGCCCGAGGCGGGCTTCGCGGACAAGCTGACCGGGATGTCGGCCGACGAGCGGGAAACCGCGGTGCTGCAGCTGGTCTGCGACAACGCGGCGGCCGTCCTCGGCTACGACGACGCTTCGGCGGTCGGCGTCGAGAAGGGCTTCACCGACCTCGGCATCGACTCCCTCGCCGCGCTCGAACTGCGCAACCGGCTCGGCGCCGCCTGCGGGCTGCGCCTGCCGGCGACGCTGATCTTCGACTACCCGAGCCCGCTGCCGCTGACCCGGTTCCTGCTCGGCGAGCTGCTGCCCGAGCTCGGCGAGCCGGCCGAAGGGGCACTTTCACGTGAAAGTGCCGTAGTTGGCGGGGGGGCAACAGGAAGTGACGAAGTGGCCGCCATCGCCGGGATGGACCTGGCCGACCTGGTCCGGTCCGCGATGGCGGGCACCGAAACCGAGGAGTCCCAGTGA
- a CDS encoding thioesterase II family protein — protein MTALNERTSRWIRRFHAADDAAVRLVCLPHAGGSATAYFAFSRTAAEAGLDADVVAVQYPGRQDRLGERCFDDVEAMADAIADDLGPWFDRPVALFGHSMGALLGYEVARRLEARGARPLGLFASACQAPSAQRIEYVHQRDDDGLIAALKELSGTDSAVLGDDELLRMVLPAVRGDYTAVETYRHRPGPEPSCPIQVLVGDADPVTGLGRADAWRSHTTGGCALEVFPGGHFYLNDRLDDVLAVVAARLRDWGAGATP, from the coding sequence GTGACTGCCCTGAACGAACGAACGAGCCGGTGGATCCGGCGCTTCCACGCGGCCGACGACGCCGCCGTGCGGCTGGTCTGCCTGCCGCACGCGGGTGGGTCGGCGACGGCGTACTTCGCGTTCTCGCGCACTGCCGCCGAGGCCGGGCTGGATGCCGACGTCGTCGCCGTCCAGTACCCGGGGCGGCAGGACCGCCTCGGCGAACGCTGTTTCGACGACGTCGAAGCCATGGCCGACGCGATCGCCGACGACCTCGGGCCCTGGTTCGACCGGCCGGTGGCGTTGTTCGGCCACAGCATGGGCGCGTTGCTCGGCTACGAGGTCGCCCGCCGGCTGGAGGCGCGGGGCGCGCGGCCGCTGGGGCTGTTCGCCTCGGCCTGCCAGGCCCCGTCGGCGCAGCGGATCGAGTACGTCCACCAGCGCGACGACGACGGCCTGATCGCCGCCTTGAAGGAGCTCAGCGGCACCGACAGCGCCGTGCTGGGCGACGACGAGCTGCTGCGCATGGTGCTGCCCGCGGTCCGCGGCGACTACACCGCCGTCGAGACCTACCGGCACCGGCCGGGACCCGAGCCGTCGTGCCCGATCCAGGTGCTGGTGGGCGACGCCGACCCGGTGACCGGGCTCGGCCGGGCGGACGCCTGGCGCAGCCACACGACCGGCGGCTGCGCCCTCGAAGTCTTCCCCGGCGGGCACTTCTACCTGAACGACCGGCTCGACGACGTCCTGGCGGTCGTGGCCGCCCGGCTGCGCGACTGGGGTGCCGGCGCAACCCCCTGA
- a CDS encoding type I polyketide synthase has translation MSQPSTEQIVAALRQSMMDNERLKADNQKLTAAMSEPIAVIGMGCRYPGGVTTPAQLWDLVANGTDAVGEFPADRGWDTAALFDPSGRPGTTYSKEGGFLYDAADFEPEFFGISPREARTLDPQQRIVLETAWEAVERAGIVPSTLRGSKTGVFAGVMYHDYGAGSSDGSLISGRISYTLGLEGPSVSVDTACSSSLVALHWAAQALRRGECSLALAGGVTVMVTPDMFVYFSEQQGLAPDGRCKAFGSGADGVGCSEGAGMLLLERLSDARRNGHHVLAVLRGSAVNSDGASSGITVPNGPAQQRVIRAALADAGLKLSDVDAVEAHGTGTKLGDPIEAQALIATYGKAATAEKPLHVGSFKSNVGHTQAAAGVGGVIKMVEALRRGVLPRTLHADEPSPHVEWTDTVSLLSEPKPWPETGRPRRAGVSSFGISGTNAHVIVEQGDPVAHSADDGPVTWLLSANDPEALRAQAGKLASSVGDASTVDVGFSLATTRTLAEHRAGVVAADRAAAIRALTEYAAGRQAGVVEGVARTGRTAFLFTGQGAQRAGMGLGLAAAYPAFAEVFDVVAAELDKHLDVPLKTVLGSDETGYTQPALFAVEVAVFRLLESWGITPDHLLGHSIGELAAAHVAGVLSLEDACTLVTARARLMQALPTGGAMVAVAAAEADVVGLLTEGVSIAAVNGPASVVLSGDEDAVLAVASKFEKTSRLKVSHAFHSALMEPMLADFAFVARNLTYREPEIPIVSTVSPDADLASPEYWVGQVRDAVRFADGIRTLLDDGVTTFVEVGPSAVLTAMGQACLGAEEEVTFVPVLRKDRPEAESAAAAVATLFTAGSTVDFPAFYAGGAPVELPTYAFRRKRYWLENPTGARVRGVAEVGQRDAEHPLLGAVVVAADAGGAVLTGRLSAATQPWLADHVVQGSMLFPGTAFVELAIRAGDEVGCGRLDELTLAAPLIVPAEGAVRLQVVVTALESEQCSLAIYSQVEGDSEWVQHGSGRLSAAVSAPAAGAEWPPAGATEIDVTARYDELAAQGFDYGPVFAGLRRVWQAGDRLAAEVALPEDTDASAFGLHPALLDAALHTIGLAGPTEDKPVLPFAWSGVTLHAAGAAELRVVISSDVENTVSLTATDAAGAPVLSVESLSLRPIAADAFRATRSAVDDSLFRVEWQPFAGDAVSGVSSAVLGGGFGLPGKSYVDLPALVADGVRPDVVFAPFVAPATASPVAAREATHRLLALAQAWVAEETLASSRLVVVAEKAIGTRPDEGVDDLTHAALWGVIRTAQLEYPDRFMVVDVDGDDLPLDVVLGAMYADEPGVAVRDGAVLVHRLAKYVPAAAPVALDPDGTVLVTGGTGVLGQLIARHLVTGHGVKNLLLTSRRGASAPGAPELVESLTSLGATVSLEACDLADRDAAAELLAGVDLAAVVHTAGVVDDGVLLALTPERMDAVLRPKVDAAWNLHALTADRDIPFVLYSSAGGTLGAAGQANYSAANVFLDALAHHRAATGKHAVSLAWGLWSEGGMSNELAETDLIRMARSGVFGLSFDDGLSLFDATFGTSEPSLVPVRLDMSGLRADAHSVPAMLRGLVRGGARRRAEASDDSWARIAGLPAADRERALLDLVCGTAAVVLGHEHRDAVDPRKGFIELGFDSLTAIELRNRLESVTGQRLPATLIFDHPSASALAGFLGAGLADPPSAVEVRLADLETELRSLDPDARATAVGRLRELVATFSPADQALADAGADELFAMLDEELESQG, from the coding sequence GTGAGCCAGCCGTCCACCGAGCAGATCGTCGCCGCGCTGCGCCAGTCCATGATGGACAACGAGCGGCTCAAGGCGGACAACCAGAAGCTCACCGCGGCGATGAGCGAGCCGATCGCCGTCATCGGGATGGGCTGCCGGTACCCCGGCGGGGTCACCACGCCGGCGCAGCTGTGGGACCTCGTCGCGAACGGCACCGACGCCGTCGGCGAGTTCCCCGCGGATCGCGGCTGGGACACCGCCGCGCTCTTCGACCCGAGCGGCCGGCCCGGCACGACGTACTCGAAGGAAGGCGGCTTCCTCTACGACGCCGCCGACTTCGAGCCGGAGTTCTTCGGCATCTCCCCGCGGGAGGCCCGCACGCTCGACCCGCAGCAGCGGATCGTGCTGGAGACCGCGTGGGAGGCCGTGGAACGCGCCGGGATCGTGCCCTCGACGTTGCGGGGCAGCAAAACCGGGGTGTTCGCCGGGGTCATGTACCACGACTACGGCGCCGGCAGCAGCGACGGCAGTCTCATCTCCGGCCGGATCTCCTACACCCTCGGGCTGGAAGGCCCGTCGGTGTCGGTGGACACGGCGTGCTCGTCGTCGCTGGTCGCCCTGCACTGGGCCGCCCAGGCGCTGCGCCGCGGGGAGTGCTCGCTGGCGCTGGCCGGCGGCGTCACGGTGATGGTGACGCCGGACATGTTCGTCTACTTCAGCGAGCAGCAGGGCCTGGCGCCGGACGGCCGGTGCAAGGCGTTCGGCAGCGGCGCCGACGGCGTCGGCTGCTCCGAGGGCGCCGGGATGCTGCTGCTGGAACGGCTTTCCGACGCCCGCCGCAACGGCCACCACGTCCTCGCGGTGCTGCGCGGCAGCGCGGTCAACTCCGACGGCGCGTCCAGCGGCATCACCGTCCCCAACGGGCCCGCGCAGCAGCGGGTGATCCGCGCGGCGCTGGCCGACGCCGGCCTGAAACTGTCCGATGTGGACGCCGTCGAGGCGCACGGCACCGGCACCAAACTGGGCGACCCGATCGAGGCGCAGGCCCTGATCGCCACCTACGGCAAGGCGGCCACCGCCGAGAAGCCGCTGCACGTCGGGTCGTTCAAGTCGAACGTCGGCCACACGCAGGCGGCCGCCGGCGTCGGCGGCGTGATCAAGATGGTGGAGGCGCTGCGGCGCGGCGTCCTCCCGCGCACGTTGCACGCCGACGAGCCGTCGCCGCACGTCGAGTGGACCGACACCGTCTCGCTGCTCAGCGAGCCGAAGCCGTGGCCGGAGACCGGGCGGCCGCGCCGCGCCGGCGTGTCGTCGTTCGGCATCAGCGGGACCAACGCGCACGTGATCGTCGAGCAGGGCGACCCGGTGGCGCACTCCGCGGACGACGGGCCGGTGACCTGGCTGCTCTCCGCGAACGACCCGGAGGCTCTGCGGGCCCAGGCGGGCAAGCTCGCTTCGTCGGTCGGTGACGCGTCCACTGTGGACGTCGGGTTCTCCCTGGCGACCACCCGGACCCTGGCCGAGCACCGCGCCGGGGTCGTGGCCGCCGACCGGGCCGCCGCGATCCGCGCGCTCACCGAGTACGCGGCGGGCCGTCAGGCGGGTGTCGTCGAGGGCGTGGCCCGGACCGGCCGCACCGCGTTCCTGTTCACCGGCCAGGGCGCGCAGCGCGCCGGGATGGGCCTGGGGCTGGCGGCGGCGTACCCGGCGTTCGCCGAGGTCTTCGACGTGGTGGCCGCCGAGCTGGACAAGCACCTGGACGTGCCGCTGAAGACCGTGCTGGGCTCCGACGAGACCGGATACACGCAGCCCGCGCTGTTCGCCGTCGAGGTCGCGGTGTTCCGGCTCCTCGAGTCGTGGGGCATCACCCCGGACCACCTGCTGGGCCACTCGATCGGCGAGCTGGCCGCGGCGCACGTCGCCGGGGTGCTCTCGCTCGAAGACGCGTGCACGCTGGTGACCGCCCGGGCGCGGCTGATGCAGGCGCTGCCCACCGGCGGGGCGATGGTCGCCGTGGCGGCGGCCGAAGCCGATGTCGTGGGCCTGCTGACCGAGGGCGTGTCGATCGCCGCCGTCAACGGGCCGGCGTCGGTGGTGCTGTCCGGCGACGAGGACGCGGTGCTCGCCGTGGCTTCGAAGTTCGAGAAGACCTCGCGGCTGAAGGTGTCGCACGCGTTCCACTCGGCGCTGATGGAGCCGATGCTGGCGGACTTCGCGTTCGTCGCCCGGAACCTCACCTATCGCGAGCCGGAGATCCCGATCGTCTCCACGGTCTCGCCGGACGCCGACCTGGCCTCCCCGGAGTACTGGGTCGGCCAGGTCCGCGACGCCGTCCGGTTCGCCGACGGCATCCGCACGCTGCTCGACGACGGCGTCACGACGTTCGTCGAGGTCGGGCCGTCGGCCGTGCTCACCGCGATGGGCCAGGCGTGCCTGGGCGCGGAGGAGGAGGTGACGTTCGTCCCGGTGCTGCGCAAGGACCGCCCCGAAGCCGAGTCGGCGGCCGCCGCGGTGGCGACGCTGTTCACCGCCGGGTCCACTGTGGACTTCCCGGCGTTCTACGCCGGCGGTGCGCCGGTCGAGCTGCCGACGTACGCGTTCCGGCGCAAGCGTTACTGGCTGGAGAACCCGACCGGCGCCCGCGTCCGCGGCGTCGCCGAGGTCGGGCAGCGCGACGCCGAACACCCACTGCTGGGTGCCGTCGTCGTCGCGGCCGATGCGGGCGGGGCCGTGCTGACCGGCCGGCTCTCGGCCGCCACGCAGCCCTGGCTGGCCGACCACGTCGTCCAGGGCTCGATGCTGTTCCCCGGCACGGCGTTCGTCGAACTGGCGATCCGCGCCGGCGACGAGGTCGGCTGCGGACGGCTCGACGAGCTGACCCTGGCCGCGCCCCTGATCGTGCCCGCCGAAGGGGCGGTCCGGCTGCAGGTCGTCGTGACTGCGCTCGAATCAGAGCAGTGCTCTCTGGCGATCTATTCGCAAGTCGAGGGTGACTCGGAATGGGTGCAGCACGGCAGTGGCCGGCTGTCCGCCGCCGTGTCCGCGCCGGCCGCGGGAGCCGAGTGGCCGCCTGCCGGGGCGACCGAAATCGACGTGACCGCCCGCTATGACGAGCTGGCCGCGCAGGGCTTCGACTACGGCCCCGTGTTCGCCGGGCTCCGCCGCGTGTGGCAGGCGGGCGACCGGCTCGCCGCCGAGGTGGCGCTGCCGGAGGACACCGACGCTTCGGCGTTCGGCCTGCACCCCGCCCTGCTCGACGCGGCACTGCACACGATCGGCCTCGCCGGGCCGACCGAGGACAAGCCCGTGCTGCCGTTCGCGTGGTCGGGCGTGACGCTGCACGCCGCCGGTGCCGCCGAGCTGCGCGTGGTGATTTCTTCGGACGTCGAGAACACCGTGTCGCTGACCGCGACCGACGCCGCCGGTGCGCCCGTGCTGAGCGTCGAATCGCTGTCGCTGCGGCCGATCGCGGCCGACGCGTTCCGCGCGACCCGGTCGGCGGTGGACGACTCGCTGTTCCGCGTCGAGTGGCAGCCGTTCGCGGGTGACGCGGTTTCCGGTGTCTCGTCCGCGGTGCTCGGTGGTGGCTTCGGACTGCCAGGCAAGTCCTATGTGGACCTTCCCGCGCTGGTCGCCGACGGCGTGCGGCCCGACGTGGTGTTCGCGCCGTTCGTGGCGCCTGCGACGGCGTCGCCGGTGGCGGCTCGTGAGGCCACGCATCGGCTCCTGGCCCTGGCCCAGGCCTGGGTCGCCGAGGAGACCTTGGCGTCGTCGCGGCTGGTGGTCGTCGCCGAAAAGGCGATCGGGACGCGGCCCGACGAGGGCGTCGACGACCTGACCCACGCCGCCCTCTGGGGCGTGATCCGGACGGCGCAGCTGGAGTACCCCGACCGGTTCATGGTCGTCGATGTCGACGGCGATGACCTGCCCCTGGACGTGGTCCTCGGGGCGATGTACGCCGACGAGCCCGGCGTTGCGGTGCGCGACGGCGCGGTGCTGGTGCACCGGCTGGCGAAGTACGTGCCTGCCGCTGCTCCCGTTGCCCTGGACCCGGACGGAACGGTCCTGGTCACCGGCGGCACCGGCGTGCTGGGGCAGCTGATCGCCCGGCACCTGGTGACCGGCCACGGCGTGAAGAATCTGTTGCTCACCAGCCGCCGCGGCGCTTCGGCACCCGGAGCGCCGGAGTTGGTCGAGTCACTGACGTCGCTGGGGGCCACGGTTTCCCTGGAGGCCTGCGATCTCGCCGATCGCGACGCGGCGGCCGAACTGCTGGCGGGCGTGGACCTGGCCGCCGTCGTGCACACGGCCGGCGTCGTCGACGACGGCGTCCTGCTGGCACTGACACCGGAGCGGATGGACGCGGTGCTGCGGCCGAAGGTGGACGCGGCGTGGAACCTGCACGCCCTGACGGCCGATCGGGACATCCCGTTCGTCCTGTACTCCTCGGCCGGCGGCACGCTCGGCGCCGCGGGACAGGCGAACTACTCGGCGGCGAACGTCTTCCTGGACGCCCTGGCCCACCACCGGGCGGCGACCGGGAAGCACGCGGTGTCGCTGGCGTGGGGCCTGTGGTCCGAGGGCGGCATGTCGAACGAGCTGGCGGAGACGGACCTGATCCGGATGGCGCGCTCGGGCGTGTTCGGCTTGTCGTTCGACGACGGGCTTTCGCTGTTCGACGCGACTTTCGGGACGTCTGAGCCGTCGCTGGTGCCGGTCCGGCTGGACATGTCGGGCCTGCGGGCCGACGCGCACAGCGTCCCGGCGATGCTGCGGGGCCTGGTCCGCGGCGGTGCCCGGCGCCGGGCGGAGGCTTCGGACGACTCGTGGGCCCGGATCGCGGGCCTGCCCGCGGCCGACCGGGAGCGCGCGCTGCTGGACCTGGTGTGCGGCACGGCGGCGGTGGTCCTCGGGCACGAGCACCGCGACGCGGTCGACCCGCGCAAGGGCTTCATCGAGCTGGGCTTCGACTCGCTGACGGCGATCGAGCTGCGCAACCGGCTGGAGTCGGTGACCGGGCAGCGCCTGCCCGCGACGCTGATCTTCGACCACCCGTCGGCCTCGGCGCTGGCCGGGTTCCTCGGTGCCGGCCTGGCCGACCCGCCGTCCGCGGTGGAGGTCCGGCTGGCGGACCTGGAAACCGAGCTGCGGTCGCTGGACCCGGACGCGCGCGCCACGGCCGTCGGCAGGCTCCGCGAGCTGGTGGCGACGTTCTCCCCGGCGGACCAGGCACTCGCCGACGCGGGCGCGGACGAGCTGTTCGCGATGCTGGACGAAGAACTGGAGTCCCAGGGCTGA